The region TCGGGGTAGTCAGGAAAAACCACCCCGCAATGCCGCCGCCGCCTCGCGGATGATCTGCGACGAGGCCTCGCGGCAAGCGGACGCCGCGCCTCCCATGAGGATGTAGCCGTGGATCATCGCCTCGTGGCAGACGTGCCGCGCGGGCACGCCCGCGGCCGTGAGGCGCTCGACGTACGCGACGCCCTCGTCCCGCAGGGGATCGAAGCCCGCGGTGTAGACGAGCGCCGGGGGCGCGCCTTCGACGCTCGGCGCGAGGAGCGGCGAGGCGTCGGGGAGGCGCCGCGTCGCCGGATCGGTCCCGAAATAATGGTCGTGATACCAGTCGAGCATCCCCTTCGTGAGCATCCAGCCGTTCGCGTACACCGCGTGCGAGCGGTGACCGCAGGTCGCGTCGACCGCGGGGTAGACGAGCACCTGCAGCGCGGGCCGATGCGCCTCGCCGCGAGTCTTCAGCGCGACGACCGCGGAGAGGTTGCCGCCGGCGCTGTCGCCCATGACCGCGATTTTGGCTCCATCCACGCCGAGGGAGGCCGCGCGCGCAGCGACGTCGCGGAAGGCGGCGACCGCGTCGTCCACGGCCGCGGGGAAGGCGTGTTCGGGCGCGAGGCGGTAGTCGACGGCGATGACCCGCACGCGACCCTCGACGGCGAGCTGCCGGCAAAACGTGTCGTGCGTGTCGAGGTCTCCCGTGACGAACCCGCCGCCGTGGTAAAACAGCACGCACGGCGAAGGCGCGTCGA is a window of Polyangium spumosum DNA encoding:
- a CDS encoding alpha/beta hydrolase, with product MLLSPLARVRVQVARTLADALRRSKGLSSRLAGWRARPVEGCIVDPEVAVMLALDDLLKSSDLRRLAPAEARARLAESVCMVEIPRVSGVTAEGLALRGDAGPIPARRYVPEGLDAPSPCVLFYHGGGFVTGDLDTHDTFCRQLAVEGRVRVIAVDYRLAPEHAFPAAVDDAVAAFRDVAARAASLGVDGAKIAVMGDSAGGNLSAVVALKTRGEAHRPALQVLVYPAVDATCGHRSHAVYANGWMLTKGMLDWYHDHYFGTDPATRRLPDASPLLAPSVEGAPPALVYTAGFDPLRDEGVAYVERLTAAGVPARHVCHEAMIHGYILMGGAASACREASSQIIREAAAALRGGFS